Below is a genomic region from Actinomycetes bacterium.
CGTCGCCGGGGTCGTGGAGCGCGCGGTCAGGTTGACCACCGCGACGCTGGCCAGGCCCGCCAGCACCCCGCCGACCACGATCGCGAGGATGAGCGCCAGCAGCACCGCTCCCGCGTCGGCCCGGTCCCGGTCCGCGGACCGATCACCGCTGCTCATGGGTGGCCTCCTCCGGCGCCGGGGCAGGACTCGAGACTACCAGCGAGGGACGTCGGACCAGCAGAGCCCGACGCGTCGTGACTGCGACGACGGCCGCGGCGAGGAGCAGCCAGCCGAGCACGGCTCCGGCCACGAGCTCCGACCGCCGCGGCGGGGGCTGCGGCGTCCCGAGATCGAGCACCAGCAGGCCGGGACCCCGATGGAGGACCGACGAGCCGGCGAGCGCGGACTCGGCCTGTTCCGCGCCGGGAGCCGTCAGGTCGATGACGGCGAACCCGACGCCCTCGGCACGAAGCCCCGGCGCCAACGGGGACCCGGCCTCGACCAGCGCGGCCACCCGGGCCGCACGGGGGTTCTCCCCCCGCACGGTGCGGCGGGCCAGGGGGAGGCTGTCGTTGACGAGGACGACCCGACCGAGCAGGCGTCCCATGGGGTCCAGGGTGACCCGCTCGCCGTTCCAGGACGGGCGGCGGTACGCCGTGAACGGCAGCGACACCACGTCCCCCCCGTGCGGGAGGTGGGCGAACAGGCGCTGGACCTGCACCCACTCCTGCGGGTAGTCCACCGCCTGCAGCCGCCCCCCGACCCCCCAGGCCAGGCTGGGCAGGGCGATGACCGGCACGGCGACCAGGGCGACCGCGAGCGGGGCCGCCGCCCCGACGCGTCGGACGAGGCGGTCCACGGCGAGGCCCACGACCGTCGCGGTGAGCAGCACGAACGGCATGAGCAGCTTCTGGCCGTCGCGGAGGAGCCCCAGCCCGTAGCCCTGCCCATCGCGAAGGACGGCGGACAGGCCAGGGGTCGCCCCCGCTCCGGCGAGGAGGAGGCCAAGGGCTCCGGCGGCGCAGAGCCCTGGACCGAACGGGGGCCCGGACGAGCCGAGCAACCGAGGCAGCCCGAGGAGGAACGCCGCCACCAGCGTCACGAGCGCCGCTGCGGGCAGCAGGACACCGCCTCGTTCCGCGGGCCAGGTCGCCGGGTTCCACAGGCCCCCGAGCGTGAGCAGGCTGCCCCAGGTCCCGAGACCGGTGTCGGCCCTCGCCGCGAACGCCGCGACGCCCGTGGGGTCGGCACCCAGCCCGCCCGAGCGGACCACCTCGGGGACGACCCACACCATGGCCACGGCCGCACCGGGAACGACCACGCCCGTGACGACGCGCCGGACCTGCCGCCGGTAGGGAGCCCCGAGCGGCCAGGCTCCCACCAGCAGCGCGCAGCCGGCACCGACCAGGCCTGACGTCGACCCGCACAGCCCGGCCACCACCACCCACACCGCGGTGTCCGCGCCTCCTGTCGGCTCGCCCGCGCGCAGCCGTCCGGCGGCCTCCACGACCCACGGCAGCACGGCGAGCCCGAGCAGGTACGCCCAGTGCCCGATGACCAGCCGCTCGAGCACCCACGGGTTCCAGACGAAGACGACGGCCGCGCCGACGCCGCCCGCGATCCCGGGCACCAGCCGGGCCGCCCCCGATGCGCCCAGCACGAACACGAGGCACAGCAACAGCTTCTGGACCACGTCGCCCGGCACCAGGTGTTCCGCGAGGGCGACGAGCAGGTCCTCGGGCACCGCCCGCGGGGTCGACCCGTCCGCTCCCCAGGTCGTCGCCGTGACCGGCATGTGCGGGACGAAGACCATGTCGTAGGACAGGACGTAGCCCCGGCGCACCAGCACCGGACCCAGGACGACGGCGGCGGACACAAGGCCGACGAGCGCCCCCACCCAGGCGTTGAGCCGTCGCGTCGCCACGTCGGTGGTCACGGCGGCTCGTGCGCGGCGAAGGCCTCGCCGAGCCGCACCGCCTGTCGGCGGAGGTCGTGGTCGACCTCGACCAGCGCCCGGTTCGCCGCCCCCACGCGACGGCGGCGGGCCGGATCCTCGAGGAAGAGCACGAGAGCCTCGGCGAGCGCCTCCGGGTCGTCAGGAACGAGCAGGTTGTCCCCCCGCACCGCCTCATGGTTGGTGCCACAGGCGGTCGTCACGACCGGCAGGCCGCAGGCCATCGCCTCGAGGTAGGCCAGCCCGAACTGCTCGTTCCACTTCCAGGTGGGCCGTGGCGCGGTGACGAAGACAGCCGCCCGCCGAAGGGTCCGCGCCACGGCGCCGGCATCCCCGGCGGGCAGGAGGCGGACCCCGGACGCGGGGTCCGCGGCGGCGCGAGCCACCCGCGGCAGCAACGGTCCGCTGCCCATGACCTCCAGGCGGGCCTCGGGCACCCGGCGCCGGACCAGGGCGAAGGCGGCCAGCACCCGGTCGATGCCCTTGTTGCGAGCGAGGGGGGAGACGAAGGCGAGCACCGGGTCGGTCACCGGCTCCGGCGCCGGGTGGAAGACCTCGACGTCCACCCCGGGGGGGACCACTGAGACGCGGCTGGTGTCGACGCCCAGGGCGAGCAGGTGCGTGCGCGCCGCCTGGACCATGCAGACGAACAGCGTCGCGCCCTCCAGCGCGCGCCGGGTCGCCGATCGATAGGGCGGGATCCGGTAAAGCGGCTGATAGGGGTCGTTCTCCCAGGTGAGCACCGCCTGGCGCAGCCGGTGGCGACGCGCGTACTCGGCGACCTGACCGGTGACCAGGGAGCACAGCTCGAGCGAGGCGCACCAGTCGAAGTCCGGCGGGACGTCGTCCAGCCGTCGCTGCCAGGCCAGGGCGCCGGCCTCCACGAACCTCGTGACCGGCCGGCGGAACTCCCCGTCCACCCAGGTGATCCGTCCGGGCAGCTGCGGGTGGGTCCCGATCGCGGTGACCGAGGTCTCGGGCATCGCCGCGAGCCAGCTGAGCTCGCGACCGGGACGCTCGTCGGCGAGCGAGGCCCAGAGCAGGCGACGGGGGGTCACGCCGACCGCGCGCCGGCGCGCCCCGTCCAGTAGCCGACGCCGTAGGCGGCGGCCTCGCCGGCGCGCATCAGCGCGATCCCGCCGGTGAGCACCGGGTGGTGGGCGAGCCGGCGGCGGTGCCGCGCCAAGGCCGCCAGGGTCAGCCGTCCCTGCCCGGCGAGCGCTCCCGGGTGTGCCCCAGCGAAGCTGGGCAGGCTGCGGCCGTAGTACACCCGCTTGGCGAGGATGGCGCGCAGGGTGAGACGGCCCTCGTCGTGCAGGATGTGGACGTCGGCGCAGTGCGCGAGGACCGCCCCGGCCGCGTCCAGCCGAAGCCGCAGGTCGACGTCCTCCGGGCCGGCCATGCTCTCGTCGAAGCCACCGAGGCGCTGGAGGACGTCCCGGCGCAGCAGCCGCGGGTAGTACATCGCCGGGTCGTCCAGGTAGCAGGAGCGCTCGAGGGCCCGGCACGCGGTCCAGTAGCCAGGGCCGACGCTGATCTCGGGGATCGACACCGCGTCGGCGCCTGTCTCGAGCGCCACGCGCACCGCGGCGGACACCGTCCGCGGGGGCAGCACCATGTCGGAGTCGACCCACAGGACGTACTCGCCCGAGGCCGCCGCCACGCCGACGTTGCGCTGCGTGCTGCGCTCGGGACCGGCGAGCAGCAGCTGGTCCGCGTAGCGGCGCGCGATGCCCGGGGTCGCGTCGCTGCTGTGGTTGTCGACGACGATCAGCTCGAGCGGCTCATGGTCCTGGGCCGCGACCGAGCGCAGGCACGCCTCGAGGGTCCGCTCCACGTTCCTCGTCGGCACGATGACGCTCACCCGGGGCGGGGCCGGCTGCGCTGCCACGACCCGGGAGTGTGCCAGACCGCCGCCGGCGGCTCGGGCGGACCACTCCGACCGACAGCAGCACCAGCCCGACGAGGGCGAGCAGGTTCGGCCACGGGTTGCGCGCCACCAGGTCGGGGCTCACCTGGCCCCAGCGGGCGTGGTTGCCGGCAACGAAGGCGACCCCGAGGAGGGCCCACGCCGCGAGACCGAGGCCGAGGACCGTGCGCGCCCGTGGGGGGCGCACGAGGTGCCAGGCGAGCAGCGCGAGGGCCACGGCGAGCGCGACCAGCCCGCCGAGGAAGCCGGCGGCGAGGACGATCAGCGCCCACCGGAGGATCTCGGCGCGTCGGGGGTCGGCGGGCGGCGGCTGCCGGTGCCGGTCCGGCGGCAGCGCCTCCCGGCGCCCTCGGACGGCGAGCCCGACGCACAGCATCAGCCCGAGCGCCGACGCGGCGAGCGCGAGGTCCGCGCCGCGCTGCGGGCCGTAGCTGACGACGATGCGGTGCGGGCCTCCCGCGGGGACGAGCCAGCCGGTCGACCACCCGTCGACGACGACCGGGCGGCCGAGGCCGGTGCCGTCGAGGGAGGCGTGCCAGCGGGGGTCGTAGGACTGCCCGAGGACGAGGTAGTACGGCGTGGCGGAGGCGCCGACCTGGACCGTCGCCGTCGTGCGACCCGACGCGACCTGTGCCGTCGGTGGGGTCGCCGACGGGGCGGCTCGGTCGAGGGTGTCGCGCATCGTGACGGAGTCCAGCGTCCAGTCCGGCAGCGCGCGCAGCTGGTGGGCGCCGGCCGCTAGCGGCACCGCCGCCGACCGGCAGGGACCGAACGGGACCGCCGCCGAGGAGGTGATCGGGCCGAGCAGGTGGACGGCGAGTCCGCGGCCGTCCAGCGTGGCCACCGTGGCGCAGGCGTCCGCCGCGCGGGCCGGGTCGAAGCGGATGCGCCCTCCGGCGGCGTCGGTGTCGAGGATGCGCACGGTGCCCGATCCGCTGACGGCCGTGATCCGCAGCTCGACGCTTCGTCCTCGGGTCGGGGTGACGGCGATGGTGTGCATGCCCGGGCCGACCGCTCCCCCGCCGACGGCACGCCCGTCGACGCTGACCTCGATGCGGGTCGCCCAGCCGCCCTGCCACTGCTCGGGCGGCTGGGTCACCGTGACGCTGCGGACCACCCGGTCGGGCCCGGTGACCCGCAGCCACGCGCCGAGCGGGACCGCGGGTGCCCACCCGGTCCCGCGCGAGTCGTCCACGGCCATCGAGGCGCGCACCGTCGGGAGGTCGAAGGCGCGCGAGCTCGACACCGCCGTGATCGCTCCGGTCGCCCCCGCCAGCCGGTCCAGCTCAGGCTCAGGGAGCGTCGCCCCCGGCTCGACGGTGCCGGAGACGTCGTAGCTGCGGGCGAGCGGGAGACTGAAGTCGCGGTCGAGCGCGGTCTCCTCGTCGTCGCTGGCCGTCGCGGCGACGCCGGTGACGCGGGTCAGCTGGACGTCGACGGGGGTCCTCGCCAGGTCGGCGCGGCCCGCCGCAGGCAGGGTGGCCGCGAGCCGCTGGACCGTCAGGGGAAGGGCCGCCGCCGGCCGGACGGCGTACGGCAGCCCGGAGATCTCGGCGATCCCCACCATGGTCTGCGCCGGCCCGGTGGCCGTCCCCACACTGACCCGCAACGAGCGCCCGGCGGCCCCTCGCAGGTCGGCGACGGCTCGGCCGTCGGGCGACACCGGGACCTCGACGGTGCGAGACCCGGCGCTCACCCGGAGCCTGGTGATGCGGTAGTCGCCGGCCGCGACGGTGCGCAACGTCAGGCGGCCGTACGTCCATGAGCGGTCGGTGCTCACCGTGAGGGCCTGCCCGACCGCCGTGCCGAAGTCGCCGAACCACCACGCGGTGCTCGGGTCGCCGTCGACGGCGTTGACCGGGGCCGCCTGCGGGAGGGTCCCGAAGACCGACCCGGACGAGGTGGCGTCGACCCTGACGCCCGGAGTGCGCAGCGTCGTCTGGTCGGCGGCGCCGAACAGCGCGCGGGTCGGGCCCGGGTCCTCGT
It encodes:
- a CDS encoding glycosyltransferase family 4 protein; the protein is MTPRRLLWASLADERPGRELSWLAAMPETSVTAIGTHPQLPGRITWVDGEFRRPVTRFVEAGALAWQRRLDDVPPDFDWCASLELCSLVTGQVAEYARRHRLRQAVLTWENDPYQPLYRIPPYRSATRRALEGATLFVCMVQAARTHLLALGVDTSRVSVVPPGVDVEVFHPAPEPVTDPVLAFVSPLARNKGIDRVLAAFALVRRRVPEARLEVMGSGPLLPRVARAAADPASGVRLLPAGDAGAVARTLRRAAVFVTAPRPTWKWNEQFGLAYLEAMACGLPVVTTACGTNHEAVRGDNLLVPDDPEALAEALVLFLEDPARRRRVGAANRALVEVDHDLRRQAVRLGEAFAAHEPP
- a CDS encoding glycosyltransferase — its product is MERTLEACLRSVAAQDHEPLELIVVDNHSSDATPGIARRYADQLLLAGPERSTQRNVGVAAASGEYVLWVDSDMVLPPRTVSAAVRVALETGADAVSIPEISVGPGYWTACRALERSCYLDDPAMYYPRLLRRDVLQRLGGFDESMAGPEDVDLRLRLDAAGAVLAHCADVHILHDEGRLTLRAILAKRVYYGRSLPSFAGAHPGALAGQGRLTLAALARHRRRLAHHPVLTGGIALMRAGEAAAYGVGYWTGRAGARSA
- a CDS encoding alpha-(1->3)-arabinofuranosyltransferase family protein; this translates as MSVPQGVRVRAPASPTSPTSPVSPVSPRAVAIALWCLLALLVFANSPGVFNPDIKPEVYLAPVRSLGAYLSAWQSTPELGFPSFNVGLAPVTAVVAVIQAFGADADVSARLLRLLLLTLAAWGAARLARGLVGSPSSPWVPLAAAVVYVANPYVVVAGGTLAILWPYALLPWLVAALCRAVGSRGGWRYPAVAALLFAAMTGMNAGVVPLIQLVVIPPFLVLARHRTRCSWTHVGAVLLRWGLLSLLLSLYWLVPTAYALRAGQTVVGNSESVTGIASVSSWAEVLRGLGLWPLYGGDAGGPWLPGQVGYLTNVAVVLLSFGWVLLIGVALVVARGAVRLAALAALVLTAAVMVGLYPTPLGSPFATLLAAGFEHVPGLSAFRTTNKAGAGLVLAVSVLVAAAVHRLLAPPGLVSPQRRRRAAVLGAGAAVVLIGAVGPWWTGGMYTSPMPVPDYWRQAAADLDSGPADQRVWFLPGQVSSDYRWSRERPDDIGNSLFTRPTLVRYVIPVTGTEAANLLQAVDEGVQEGSLPAGALSVVAARLGVGDVLVRNDVVWEQTAGARPATVQSVVSADPGLRPVRNYGAPGENTLSPTVAPADPFESLLPPLQRYAVTGAGDPVHTESAAPTVVVMGDGFAVPPALTSGLITSGDAFRYAGDLDAAAFRQVLAGGARIVLTDSNRRRTTVAGRLTDGLGPLLRADEDPGPTRALFGAADQTTLRTPGVRVDATSSGSVFGTLPQAAPVNAVDGDPSTAWWFGDFGTAVGQALTVSTDRSWTYGRLTLRTVAAGDYRITRLRVSAGSRTVEVPVSPDGRAVADLRGAAGRSLRVSVGTATGPAQTMVGIAEISGLPYAVRPAAALPLTVQRLAATLPAAGRADLARTPVDVQLTRVTGVAATASDDEETALDRDFSLPLARSYDVSGTVEPGATLPEPELDRLAGATGAITAVSSSRAFDLPTVRASMAVDDSRGTGWAPAVPLGAWLRVTGPDRVVRSVTVTQPPEQWQGGWATRIEVSVDGRAVGGGAVGPGMHTIAVTPTRGRSVELRITAVSGSGTVRILDTDAAGGRIRFDPARAADACATVATLDGRGLAVHLLGPITSSAAVPFGPCRSAAVPLAAGAHQLRALPDWTLDSVTMRDTLDRAAPSATPPTAQVASGRTTATVQVGASATPYYLVLGQSYDPRWHASLDGTGLGRPVVVDGWSTGWLVPAGGPHRIVVSYGPQRGADLALAASALGLMLCVGLAVRGRREALPPDRHRQPPPADPRRAEILRWALIVLAAGFLGGLVALAVALALLAWHLVRPPRARTVLGLGLAAWALLGVAFVAGNHARWGQVSPDLVARNPWPNLLALVGLVLLSVGVVRPSRRRRSGTLPGRGSAAGPAPGERHRADEERGADPRGVPALGRGPGP